The following coding sequences lie in one Girardinichthys multiradiatus isolate DD_20200921_A chromosome 13, DD_fGirMul_XY1, whole genome shotgun sequence genomic window:
- the nxph1 gene encoding neurexophilin-1, whose protein sequence is MQVTFWCAVFLLTPALCLITSVQASRSDIVKTGNPKATPKHIWTESGKEMSISRLLSQTLNGNKNSTALDLHYNTPEPYSDQDLWDWLRNSTDLQDSRPRAKRRPMVKTGKFKKMFGWGDFHSNIKTVKLNLLITGKIVDHGNGTFSVYFRHNSTGQGNVSVSLVPPTKIVEFDVAAQQSVIDAKDSKSFNCRIEYEKVEKGAKNTLCNFDPSKTCYQEQTQSHVSWLCSKPFKVICIFISFYSTDYKLVQKVCPDYNYHSDTPYFPSG, encoded by the coding sequence ATTACAAGTGTCCAAGCCTCAAGGTCAGACATTGTAAAGACAGGAAACCCCAAGGCCACACCAAAGCATATATGGACAGAAAGTGGAAAGGAAATGTCCATCAGTAGGCTCTTGTCACAGACTCTAAATGGCAACAAGAACAGCACTGCTCTGGACCTTCACTATAATACCCCAGAGCCCTACTCAGATCAAGACCTATGGGACTGGCTGAGAAACTCCACAGACCTGCAGGACTCGAGGCCCCGTGCTAAACGACGGCCTATGGTTAAGACCGGTAAGTTCAAGAAGATGTTTGGCTGGGGGGATTTCCACTCTAACATAAAGACAGTGAAACTCAACCTGCTCATCACTGGGAAAATTGTGGATCACGGCAATGGTACCTTCAGTGTGTACTTCCGCCACAACTCAACTGGCCAGGGCAACGTATCTGTCAGCTTGGTCCCACCAACTAAGATAGTGGAGTTTGATGTGGCAGCACAGCAGTCGGTCATTGATGCCAAGGACTCAAAGTCTTTCAACTGCCGAATAGAATATGAGAAGGTAGAAAAGGGGGCAAAGAATACACTCTGCAACTTCGACCCATCTAAGACCTGCTACCAGGAGCAAACCCAGAGTCATGTTTCTTGGCTGTGCTCCAAACCTTTCAAAGTTATCTGCATCTTCATTTCCTTCTACAGCACTGACTACAAACTTGTTCAGAAAGTGTGCCCAGACTACAACTACCACAGTGACACTCCCTACTTCCCTTCTGGCTGA